The genomic stretch AAACGGGGTAAACGGTGTTCGATGACCGATGTGGTCTCGCGTTGGCGAGCAAGTCGCGGACGGTCGATTCGACTAGCGCATCGATAGTCTCGTCAGGTTGCGATCGTCGGAGCGGGACGGCTGCGCATCAGCCCACGCACGACTGACCTACAGCAATTCCCGGTCGCGCGGATTCGCCGTCTGGCGGGTTGTCAGCGGCGATAGCGCGTCGAAGCGTCCCTGTCGCTTTCCGTGCCAGGCCGAAATTGCCTCTGCAAGATCCTGGGTGTCGAAGATGGAGCTCTGCAGCAACGCCATGTGTCGCAGAGATTCGGACGTACTATGATCGCGCGCGAAGTTGATCGCAGTCTTGCACCCGGCAACGGCCAGCGGAGACTTGGACGCGATGATTCGGGCCAGCTCCATAGCATCTGCGAGCAGCGCCTCGGCATCGGGCAACACGGCATTCACGAGGCCGACTGCTAATGCACGCTCGGCGCTCAACCGTTCACTGGTGTAGGCCATCTGGCGGGCCACGCCTGCCGGAATGATCTTCGGCAGGCGCTGGAGCACACCCAGATCAGCCGTCATGCCGAGCTCGGTTTCCTGAAGTGCGAAGAACGCATCGGTCGTGCAAATGCGAATGTCGCAGGCAACGGCGAGATCGAGGCCTCCGCCGATGCAGCCGCCCTGAATTGCGCAGATGACGGGGAACCGGACTTGATCGAGAGTATCGAGGCAATCCATCAGATTTCGCAACGCGCGCTGGAAGCTCAATCGAGCGCGTGGACTGCTGCTGTCAAACAGATCCGTTGTGCCGGCAAACACGTCGAGCGCCATGCCGGCCGAAAAATGCTTTCCAGTGGAACTGATGACGAGGGCACGGGTGTCGCCCGCGTCATCGAGCGCCAGGACGGAGTCGCGCAACCCGCTAAAAAAGGCCATACCCATCGTATTGAGCCGGTCGGGACGGTTCAGCTCGAGATGTGCGATGCCGGATTCGTTGCTGATGTGAAAATACTCGCTTTGCATGGATAGCCTCGAGAAGTCTGTCGTCAGTCTGCGGCGACTTTTCCGGTCAGTAGCCAATGGGCGACTGGTGCGATTCGGGTTCGCTGCGGCAGTCGAGTTGAAACGCCGCGCGCGACAACGCAATGGTTGCGCACAAGCCGGGTCGATGTGCGCAACGCCTTTCACGTCGTTGACTCCAATCAAGAGGACCGCTACCGCTTCGCGTCACGAAATATGTGCCCAGCCCCGGGATCGCCGCCGACGCCTGAGTGAACTGCTGTTTGCCATCCTGAAACAAATTCGTGCCACGGAGCTGTCAACCAGTTGCCGTTCGCGCTCTGTCGGCAGTGACCGATGCGCGGTATTTGATCCGACTACCGCTGCAATACGCACGAAAGAAATCCGGCAAGGACCGTCTGCATCACCTCGTCGTTCACCATCTGCGGATCACACATTCTGAAGAACTGCATACCATCGCACAGACTCACCAAGCCGAGAGCGAGCGCGTCCACCTGCAGGGGCAGTCGTCCGCCCTCGCACTCCGAAACGGTGCGAATGTACGCTCTGACCTGGTCGAGCTTTTCATGCCGAAAGACGTTAAAGCGTTCCTGAAACTTTGCGTCCCGGCAGCCGAACAACCTGGCTTCGACCCAAAGCGGGAAACCGTCATGTTCAGAAAACTGCCGCCTGAAGTATTCGATGGCACGCGCCTTCATCTGCTCGCGGGTGCCAACCTTTTCCACAATCGCCCGCTGTTTGGCCTGTGCGCTATCGTGGTCCCGGCGAAGCAACTCAAGCAGCAGTTCCGGCTTACCATCGAAATTCGAGTAGAACGCGCCGCGCGTGTAGCCGGCTGCCTCGGCGATGTCCTCAACGCTCGTTGCGGCCAATCCCTTTTTGACGAACATCATCCGCGCAGCCTCAAGCAGATTCTCAAGCGTCTGCTCTTTGCGCTGTATGCGTGTCAGGCGTTCCCGCTTCATGGCATAACGGAACGGTCGGATCGGAACCTGCGGTTCTGCGTAAGTCGAGCAAAGCCCGAGCGCCGGGTGCAAGGCGCGTGCCGCGGAACGGAGGGACCGCAAGAATTCGACGGTGTCATGCCAAATGTCCAAGGAAAGAGTGGCGCCACGAACGGCTTAACGCTGTAGCTGTGGGTGACACTTGATATGGAGTGAATACTACTTCAGTGACCGCGTGTATGCTTTTGCGGTACATGCATGAGGGACCAGCAAATTTCCGACTGTGAGCCAGCTGCACGGCTGCGTCCATGACATCGCCCTGCATTGTGATTCCGGTCGACCCCGTATAACGACATTAAATTCATATCTGATGATATTGTCGAATAAAGAACTAAAATGGAGATTGATTGAAGACCATCCCGACCAGAAACTCGCCATCTCCCCGGTCGGGGTATCGCGGTCCCTCGTGTCTACAGTTGGAGGGTCTGTCGGTCCCCAGGCAAAGCAGCTTCGTTGCGGCGCTCACGGTGACACCACCTCCGCGGCATGGGTCGACTGGGCGAGGCTGACCTCGCCCAGATAAACGCTTTCACCCAGTTCGCATTCGCGCCAGGCGTTGCCAAGGGCATGACGGATTTCGACCCGGTAGAGGCCACTGCCCTTGACCAGACCACCGAACCGGAAATCTCCGAAGCCGTCCGAGACGGTTTCGGCAACTTTCTGACTGCCGACGTACAGGGCGACTGACGCATCCGTGACGCACTCGACTACGTCTGCAATCTGCGCGCTGACGCTTCCGCCGATAAAGCACGTTTCCCAGCGCTCGAGGCCGCTGTACCAGACGCGAGGCTTCGTGCCCAGGTTGGGCCGCAGACCCTTGAGCCCCTCGCGCCGGGCCTTCTCGGCCATCGCTGCGTCATCGAGCTTGACTGTTTCGAAGACATCGGTGGGGCATGACTGCTGGCAACGCGGCTGGGGCCAACCCTGGTCGAGCAGATGGGCATCGAAGATCCAGATCTGCGGCAGTTGCAGCTCTTCATTCCAGACGATCGCCTTGTACGGGCACGACTTCACGATGTCCTTCCGGCCTCGCGCCTTGTCCGGGTCGATAATGACGATGCCGTCGGCGCGCTTGCGAATGGCGCTCCCACCCACACGCATGCACGGTGCTTCGTCGCAGTGATTACACATGACCGGCAGATACGTGGTCTCGACCATATGCGAGTCTCCCTGAACACGGCGCAGGACGCGAACGGGGCTCTCGGCGTCTCGCGCGGCGGGCGCGGCATAACCGGGGAAGTCGTTGCCGACGTGCTCGTCCCGCGCAGCAATGACGCAGTTCTGACAGTTCTCACAACGCCCCACCGTGATAACCAGATTCCACTTGCTCATTCCATGTTCCTCACGCTGCGCGACCGAGCCTGAACGCCTCGGCACTTCTCCACTTTTCGACCTGCACGAGGCAGGAGTTGGGGCTCATGCTGCTCGTGCCGGCAGTTTGAGACCGGTCGGGGGTCAGCATATTCATGCAACCGCCGATTTCGACGCGCTCGCCTTCGATTTCAATCAGTTTGAATTCGGCGCTCGCCTCGTACGACTTGACTACTCCCGCGTTGACCAGCGGCGAGACGTCGGCCGCGCAGATCACTGCGCCCCGGTCGTTGTAAACCTTGACGAGGTCGCGATGGGCTATGCCTCGAATGATCGCGTCTGCCCGACTAAGCCTCAGCAGCCAGAAGCGGTGCCCACCGATCAACGCGCGATGGTCCTCGATGCTGTTCACCGAGGAGTTCTTGCCGTCGCAATGGGTATGGAAGCTGTAACGACTGTGCGTGGCAATCAACTGGAGTGGATACCGTTCGGCGAGCTCGGAACGCATTCCCTCCCAGGATGGAATGTAGCGATTGAGCGCCGGCCGTTCGGGATTGTCCGCCGTGTGCCGCTTTAGCAGCTCGGGTACGAACTCCAGTTTGCCGCTCGGCGTCTGCAGGCCCGTGCCGAATTTTTCGGCGAACTGGGACGGCAGCGGGTGGGGTTCCTGCAGGTCCTTCCGCCGGCCCTCCGCAAACCAGCGCATGTCCACCGGATGGCGCAATTCGGGCTTCTCGGGTGGCACGACAAAATAGCCCTTGCGGCAGAACTCGCGCCACGAAATATGATCGGGCAAATCCGACGAATCGAAGACCCGCTTGACCCAGTCAAGCTCACTGCACCCCTCGGTGAACACAGCGCCCAGGCCTAACCGGGTCAGGATCGCGGTGAAAATGTCGTAGTCGGAACGGGACTCGCCCAAAGGCTCGATGCACTTGTGCTGCAGCGTCATGATGCGATGATTGACCGTGCTGTAGCCATGATGGGCGTAGCCGCCGGAATTCGACCATTCCCCGATGTCCCAGCGCTCCAGCGAAGTGCAGGCAGGCAGGATGATGTCGGCAAACTGAGCCTCACCCTCCATCCAGATGGACTGGTTGACCACAAACTCGATGCTCGAATGCCGGTAGGCGTCGGCCCAGCGTCCGGAATTCGTCACCGTGCTGAAGGCGGATCCGCCGTAACGGTAGATCATGTGGATCGGCGAATACCCGGGCATGGGATAGGTGAACGGCGCGAACTGGGCTTCCTGCGACATACCGTCCCAGAGGTAGCCCGTGGCGTGACCGTTGATGATGGCATCGGGCAGTTGCTGCCGCGGCACCATCTGCTTGACGGGATTCATGGTCAGGATGTGCGGCATGCGCTGGTAATTGTTGACCGCATTGGCGGTCCACGCCAGGTCGCCGGAAATGCCGCCGTCCGCGTAGCCGGGGAAATAGAAATGGAGGTCGTGAGGGACACCGACTTCAAGGCAGCCGAAGTTCACGCCCGGCTTACCCCAGCCCTGCATCGCCACCATCATGATCATGCAGCGCGCCCATTGCGCTCCCGTCGCGCCTCGGCCCGCGCCACCGAATCCCGCACCGGTCATCCCGACAGCAAGGTGGACCTTCCTGTTCCCCCAGCGGCGCGCAAGCGCGCGTACGTCCTTGGCGGGCACGCCGGTCTCGCCTTCCTGCCACTCGGGTGTCTTGGCAACTCCGTCGGTTTCGCCGAGAAGGTAGGCTTTCCACTCATCAAAGCCGGTCGTGCGGGTAGCGACGTAATCCTTATCGTACAGGTCTTCCACGGCCCACACGTGCATGATGGCGGTGGCGAGCGCAGCGTCGGTTTGCGGTCGGACCGGAATCCATCGCCCGCCGAGCAATTGCGCGGTGGGGTTGCAGTGCGGGTCGATATGAACGAACTCAATGCCGAGTTCCTTAGCCCACAGGCGTCGCGGCGTCCCCTCGAATCCCGCATAAGCGCCATTGGTGCTTTCGGGATCGCAGGACCAGAAGACAATCATGTCCGCTTCCTTCAGGCAATCCTCGACACCGCCATAGCCGGATGGAACGCCGATCCGCATTGAATTGCCGAAATGATGCATGGCGCCCCAGTACCAGCCTTCCCAGCTGTCCGGATTCGCGGCGACCCGAGTGAAGCCGATCAGGTTGGCAAAGCGTGTCAGCGCGCTGAGGTAATAGCCCACATTGCCCCATTGGTGATGGGACGACAGCGGGAACGTAATCGAACCTGGTCCATGAACGCGCTTCTGCCGGTTGATTTCTTTCGCGACAATGTCGAGCGCCTCCTCCCAACTGATACGCACATAGCCGGACTTGCCGCGGTTTTGCGGATTGCGCTCGCCGTCAGGATCGAAGTCGACTCGCTTCATCGGATGAAGGATGCGCTTGTCCGAATAGACGAGCGACTTGAGCGTCAACGCGTGGGGTGCGACCAGGCCACGCCGTGGCGGACTGAAGCGGCGTCCACGCGCCTCGATCACATAGCTTGGAGCATCCGTGCTGTCCAGATCGATGGGCGTCACCCGGACGACGCGACCATCCTTGACATAGACGAACAGCGGACCGCCGTTTGTGCAGGTAGTGTAGCGGCGTGTACCGTCGCGCATCCGCGTGCCCATCGGCAAACCGATGGTCTGCATCATGCTCAGGGTTTGCATGACCCAAACGAGTAGTTCGTCCTCGCCCTCGGTCACCACCTTGAAGTTCTTCGCGGCGTGGATAATCTCACCCTGGTCCGGCTTGGGGGAAAAGAACTTCAGCGCGGTGGCGACATCCTTGAAAGCCATGCGCACGTCGAAGCGCCGATGATTGCTGGCACGCAACCGAATGTGACCATTCTTGAACTCGATGATCCGATTGATGCTTCCGTCCATGAGCCCGATCGAAACGACGAGATCGCGCTCCTTCAGGCGTTCACGATAGGCGGGAAACCGGCGTGCCGTCAGTTCAAGGAGCTTGGGCAACGCAAAAAGAATGGTCTTGAGGACCTGTCGTTTCATTATTCGATCCAATGGGAAGCTTTGCTACACAAGCGATGGCATGAGGGCACAACCGACCGTCTCCCGGGCCTTGTGAACAGCCCGGGTGAACGGTCATGCCCGGCTGTGGGTTAGCGACCCGGGGAACGCCGGGCTCCATTGCAGCAGCATGTGCCGCGATATGTCGTATCCCATGTCTTTGATGAGCATTCAAACCTCTCGGTTGGCGCGCCCGTAACTTGCGCATGCTAGAACGTATAGGCGACGTTCACGAAGACGTTAAGGGGATTAAGTCGGAGCGTCGACTTTGAAACGACCTGCGTTCCCGTTGCGGTCTGCCCGTACAACGTGAGGTGCGTCGTCACTGGCACGTAACCGACAGAGGTTCCGACCGACCAGTGTTTTGTAATCGCGTAGTTTGCCCCGATCTCGAATACGGGATTCCACGACGAACTGAGGTCCGCGTGTGCCGAACCGCCTGGTCCGAGGCTGTCAGTAACAAACTGGCTATTGGAAATCCGGACCTGGGTGAACCACGTATAGTTCACGCCCAGACCGACGAATGGACGGAATTTCGACGCGGCTGAAAACAAATGGTATCGAAGTTCGATGGCGGGCGGCATCGGCTTTGTCGAGCCGAGGTTGCCGTACTTCTGTAGCGTCCCATCGCCAACCAGATTTACTTTGAGTGGCAGACCGAAAAGCATGGCGACACCGATGTTGTCCGTGACGTAGTACTCGGTGGTAATTCCCACAGTATCCGAAGAAGTCGGATGCGCCCCACTGCCGGGCAGTTGCTGGTTCACCGTTACACCGCCAATGCTTTGCACGGTTAGTGGCGATGCATCGCCCTGCGGCGCAATGTGAAGCCATCCCGTCGACAGCGTGATGCTTCCGGCCGATTGCGCATTAGCATCGTCGGTAAGCGCGGCTGAGCAGATACAAGCCGCCATACCGGCGGCGCTGATTATTCGCCTGCAATTTTTCACGTGTCGTCTCCTGTCTCGTTGTCTGGACATTTTTTATGAACACCAGTGCATCCCGTGGAACCAATCCGCGCTCTGCCCGTGGGGTTGTGTCGTTCTCCATAGTCTTCGTCCGGCTATGAAGGTCAACGGTGTGCTCTATTACGTAGTCATACTAAATACATCAATGACGGTATCGATATTTCGAGCACCGGTACTTCGTTCAAACTCGTCTTGTAAAAAACTTACGCGTGACCTTTTGCGGTTCCGTCTACACCGTACCTGCCGGTAGCCGAATTTAAATCCGTCCAGTTACCTGTACTCTGTACGTTCCGTATAGGTACTGATACAGATTCCCCCTCCACCGCCATGCACGCTAGTAAGCGCGCATCGCAACGCGCTCAGCCTCGGGCGGGAACACACACCACGCACCGTCGCGGTGCCGGAAGAAAAACAGTCCAACCGGTCCTGTCGGCAGCATTAGTTCGATACGCACATAGTGTTTCCTATTCGAGCCCGCATGACCGAATCGCGTAACCCGAACCGGCGCCGCAGAAGTTGGCCCGAGCCATTTTTCAACAAGCGAACGCAAGGACCTTTCCGAGGTAGTACTCATTCTCTTTCCCATCAAAATCGCTTCGAGCTCTTGACTCATGCCACCGGCGTCTGGGGTACGGTATCGGCCACTTGCACGTGACTGACGTTCCCGCCAATGCCTTTGCTCCTGTTACCTTGGCCTGCCAGGCACCTCGGTCAATTCCGGACTATCACGATTGTTCTGCGGTTTCGCGGCAGCCGACACGGAAAATGCGAACGGAAAACGTCCGAGCGCGGAAGTCGCCAAGGCTTCCAGCGCGGGGTCGGGAAGTTCGACGTGCAGTGAAATCCCGCGCGAGCTGTCTTCAATGATGCTGACGGTTGCATCCTCGACACCGGCCGCGACGAGTGCCGACTTAAGCGCGTCTTCCGTTTCGCGCCGTCTCAGCGCAGGCTTGAATATCTTGCCGACGCCTGTCAGTGGCATCGCATCCACGATCCGTATTCCCTTCGGACACGCGGCACGCTCGTTGATCTCGTGACGCAGGAACTCCACCAGTTCCGCTTCGGTTGCGGTGGTGCCTGGTTTTAGCTGGACATAGGCGACCGGCAACTCACCCGCATGGATATCGGGGCGACCCACGGCTGCGGCAATCTGAACTGCGGGATGGCGGTGAAGTGGTTCCTCGATTGCCGCCGGATCGATGTTGTGTCCGCCACGGATAATCAGCTCCTTCTTACGGCCGGTGAGCCAGAAATAACCGTCGGCGTCACAGCGCCCGAGATCGCCGGTATTGAGCCAGCGGCCGCCATCACCTGACTCCATCCAGATGCCGCTGTTCTGCTCCGGCCGGATATAGCCAGCGAACACGTTTGGACCGGAGATAACCAGCTGGCCGACCTCATCGGCAACGCAATCCCGTACATATCTGCCGGTTTCATCGACCACCACTGCTTTCATTGCCTGACCGGGCAAACGAAGACCAATCGAACCGACCCTGCGCTCGCCAAGCGACGGGTTAACGCTGCTAACGCAGGTCCCTTCGGTAAGACCGTAGCCCTCAAGGATTCTTATTCCTGTACGGTGCTGGAAGGTGCGAAGTAATTCGGCGGGCATCGGTGCAGCCCCGCACAGGCCATACTCGAGCGAGCCGATATCGTGCTCTCCAACCGGGACATCCAGTAGCGACCCGTAGAGCGTTGGCACACCGCTGAAGAAGTTGACGCGGTAGTGCTCGACAATTTCCCAGAAGCGCTTGACAACCCCCTCGCCCCGATACCCTTGCGGCGTGCCGAGCACGACGTGGGCACCACGCGAGAACGCCAGCAGACCCGTCACCGTCACGGCGTTGACGTGGAAAAGCGGCAATCCGCATAGAATTGTTTTGCCCGGGCCAATGGTTTCACCGAAGAATTGCCCCGCGTTCCACGCATTGGCCACCTCGTTCCCATGCCGGCGCATCGCAATCTTTGGGAGTCCCGTGGTGCCGCCCGTGCAGAAGTAGGACGATACATCACCGATGCTTATCCGACGCGTGCTGCTGAGCGCCGCCCCAGACTCACCTGCGATTGCGGTGTTGAAGTCGTGGATACGGATCTGGGAAGGAACCGCGCTTCGCAAACGTTGAAGCATCCCGGCCGCAAAGTGCTCTTCGCCCGGCATACGGTCAGCCAGATTGACGAGCACCAGATCCTTCAGGGTGGGAACCGTATGCAACACTGCTCGCACTTTTTGCCAAAGGTCGATGCCCGCAAACGGCGCCAGCGTGACGAGCAGGCTGGCCCCTGAGGCGTTGAGCAGTTCTCCGATGGCCTCCGCTTCAAGGAGCGGATTGATCGCGCAGACAATTCCGGCCGCCTCGCCGCCCCAGATCACGAAATGCGTCTCGGGGAGGCTGGGCAGTACATATGCGATGACCGAGTCGTGTTGCACGCCCAATTGCGCAAACATGTTCGCGGTCCGCGTAACATCGTGCACGAGCTCACTGTATGTCCAGCGCTCTGCGTTCCGGTAGTCATCGGCCGTTGCAAAAAATGAGAGCGCGGGTGCGGACGGATTAATCGCCGCGCCCCGGCAGATCATCTCGTAAGTGCTCGTTGGCAGATCCGCCGGTGGCCCCTGCCTTTCGATGGCAAGGACATCGTCCATGCTTGTGACGCCTTTCATGCTGCGCCTTCCATGACAACGTTGCGTTGGACGCCAAGATTGATCGAGCGGTCATAGCTGACGATATGCGCCTCCACGACGTCCCCGACCTGCAGGTACTGGGGCCTTTCCGCCTGCATCTGGAGAAACAGCCGCCATTTTTCCGCTTCAGGCAACTGCGCCGCAGCGCGTTGCCTTTCGGGTGACGGAACGCTTAGTGCACAACCGGAGGGCGTCCCCGTCGCGAGCAGGTCCCCGACGCGCAGGTCCTGTACGCCGGAAAG from Paraburkholderia hospita encodes the following:
- a CDS encoding 4Fe-4S dicluster domain-containing protein produces the protein MSKWNLVITVGRCENCQNCVIAARDEHVGNDFPGYAAPAARDAESPVRVLRRVQGDSHMVETTYLPVMCNHCDEAPCMRVGGSAIRKRADGIVIIDPDKARGRKDIVKSCPYKAIVWNEELQLPQIWIFDAHLLDQGWPQPRCQQSCPTDVFETVKLDDAAMAEKARREGLKGLRPNLGTKPRVWYSGLERWETCFIGGSVSAQIADVVECVTDASVALYVGSQKVAETVSDGFGDFRFGGLVKGSGLYRVEIRHALGNAWRECELGESVYLGEVSLAQSTHAAEVVSP
- a CDS encoding molybdopterin-dependent oxidoreductase, with the translated sequence MKRQVLKTILFALPKLLELTARRFPAYRERLKERDLVVSIGLMDGSINRIIEFKNGHIRLRASNHRRFDVRMAFKDVATALKFFSPKPDQGEIIHAAKNFKVVTEGEDELLVWVMQTLSMMQTIGLPMGTRMRDGTRRYTTCTNGGPLFVYVKDGRVVRVTPIDLDSTDAPSYVIEARGRRFSPPRRGLVAPHALTLKSLVYSDKRILHPMKRVDFDPDGERNPQNRGKSGYVRISWEEALDIVAKEINRQKRVHGPGSITFPLSSHHQWGNVGYYLSALTRFANLIGFTRVAANPDSWEGWYWGAMHHFGNSMRIGVPSGYGGVEDCLKEADMIVFWSCDPESTNGAYAGFEGTPRRLWAKELGIEFVHIDPHCNPTAQLLGGRWIPVRPQTDAALATAIMHVWAVEDLYDKDYVATRTTGFDEWKAYLLGETDGVAKTPEWQEGETGVPAKDVRALARRWGNRKVHLAVGMTGAGFGGAGRGATGAQWARCMIMMVAMQGWGKPGVNFGCLEVGVPHDLHFYFPGYADGGISGDLAWTANAVNNYQRMPHILTMNPVKQMVPRQQLPDAIINGHATGYLWDGMSQEAQFAPFTYPMPGYSPIHMIYRYGGSAFSTVTNSGRWADAYRHSSIEFVVNQSIWMEGEAQFADIILPACTSLERWDIGEWSNSGGYAHHGYSTVNHRIMTLQHKCIEPLGESRSDYDIFTAILTRLGLGAVFTEGCSELDWVKRVFDSSDLPDHISWREFCRKGYFVVPPEKPELRHPVDMRWFAEGRRKDLQEPHPLPSQFAEKFGTGLQTPSGKLEFVPELLKRHTADNPERPALNRYIPSWEGMRSELAERYPLQLIATHSRYSFHTHCDGKNSSVNSIEDHRALIGGHRFWLLRLSRADAIIRGIAHRDLVKVYNDRGAVICAADVSPLVNAGVVKSYEASAEFKLIEIEGERVEIGGCMNMLTPDRSQTAGTSSMSPNSCLVQVEKWRSAEAFRLGRAA
- a CDS encoding TetR/AcrR family transcriptional regulator, which translates into the protein MKRERLTRIQRKEQTLENLLEAARMMFVKKGLAATSVEDIAEAAGYTRGAFYSNFDGKPELLLELLRRDHDSAQAKQRAIVEKVGTREQMKARAIEYFRRQFSEHDGFPLWVEARLFGCRDAKFQERFNVFRHEKLDQVRAYIRTVSECEGGRLPLQVDALALGLVSLCDGMQFFRMCDPQMVNDEVMQTVLAGFLSCVLQR
- a CDS encoding OmpW/AlkL family protein, which gives rise to MAACICSAALTDDANAQSAGSITLSTGWLHIAPQGDASPLTVQSIGGVTVNQQLPGSGAHPTSSDTVGITTEYYVTDNIGVAMLFGLPLKVNLVGDGTLQKYGNLGSTKPMPPAIELRYHLFSAASKFRPFVGLGVNYTWFTQVRISNSQFVTDSLGPGGSAHADLSSSWNPVFEIGANYAITKHWSVGTSVGYVPVTTHLTLYGQTATGTQVVSKSTLRLNPLNVFVNVAYTF
- a CDS encoding enoyl-CoA hydratase-related protein; amino-acid sequence: MQSEYFHISNESGIAHLELNRPDRLNTMGMAFFSGLRDSVLALDDAGDTRALVISSTGKHFSAGMALDVFAGTTDLFDSSSPRARLSFQRALRNLMDCLDTLDQVRFPVICAIQGGCIGGGLDLAVACDIRICTTDAFFALQETELGMTADLGVLQRLPKIIPAGVARQMAYTSERLSAERALAVGLVNAVLPDAEALLADAMELARIIASKSPLAVAGCKTAINFARDHSTSESLRHMALLQSSIFDTQDLAEAISAWHGKRQGRFDALSPLTTRQTANPRDRELL
- a CDS encoding acyl-CoA synthetase, coding for MKGVTSMDDVLAIERQGPPADLPTSTYEMICRGAAINPSAPALSFFATADDYRNAERWTYSELVHDVTRTANMFAQLGVQHDSVIAYVLPSLPETHFVIWGGEAAGIVCAINPLLEAEAIGELLNASGASLLVTLAPFAGIDLWQKVRAVLHTVPTLKDLVLVNLADRMPGEEHFAAGMLQRLRSAVPSQIRIHDFNTAIAGESGAALSSTRRISIGDVSSYFCTGGTTGLPKIAMRRHGNEVANAWNAGQFFGETIGPGKTILCGLPLFHVNAVTVTGLLAFSRGAHVVLGTPQGYRGEGVVKRFWEIVEHYRVNFFSGVPTLYGSLLDVPVGEHDIGSLEYGLCGAAPMPAELLRTFQHRTGIRILEGYGLTEGTCVSSVNPSLGERRVGSIGLRLPGQAMKAVVVDETGRYVRDCVADEVGQLVISGPNVFAGYIRPEQNSGIWMESGDGGRWLNTGDLGRCDADGYFWLTGRKKELIIRGGHNIDPAAIEEPLHRHPAVQIAAAVGRPDIHAGELPVAYVQLKPGTTATEAELVEFLRHEINERAACPKGIRIVDAMPLTGVGKIFKPALRRRETEDALKSALVAAGVEDATVSIIEDSSRGISLHVELPDPALEALATSALGRFPFAFSVSAAAKPQNNRDSPELTEVPGRPR